From a single Streptomyces sp. NBC_00377 genomic region:
- a CDS encoding MarR family winged helix-turn-helix transcriptional regulator, whose protein sequence is MSTESDGPAVNEAVRTLLLLMPRLVGRAKRLPIPPALQGLDLAPRHLALLAHLEYDGPTSINELAARLEVAPTTVSLMVSELSRPGVLQRTADPADRRRRIIAIAPAYAAPIGEWLSGSASAWERVMRGLDPAERATVITALHAYEAALEQAGDQHGNAQLR, encoded by the coding sequence ATGTCCACGGAATCGGACGGTCCAGCCGTCAACGAGGCCGTCCGCACCCTGCTGTTGCTCATGCCACGGCTCGTGGGCCGCGCCAAGCGCCTGCCCATACCTCCGGCACTCCAGGGTCTGGACCTGGCACCGCGACACCTCGCACTCCTGGCCCACCTGGAGTACGACGGCCCCACCAGCATCAACGAGCTAGCCGCTCGGCTGGAGGTGGCCCCGACGACTGTCAGCCTCATGGTCAGCGAGCTGTCACGGCCAGGCGTCCTGCAACGCACTGCCGATCCCGCCGATCGCCGCCGCCGCATCATCGCCATCGCCCCCGCCTACGCCGCACCGATCGGAGAATGGCTTTCTGGCAGCGCCTCTGCCTGGGAACGTGTCATGCGAGGTCTCGACCCCGCGGAACGCGCCACAGTCATCACTGCCCTGCACGCCTACGAGGCCGCCTTGGAGCAGGCGGGCGACCAGCATGGGAACGCGCAACTGCGTTAG
- a CDS encoding tautomerase family protein — MPHLTVHLPESRLTGNEPMLVAALTDAVVDVYGEWARDLVSVRLAGVPAGRFAQGGKAVDTNASVILGVRAGVFDRPDAAQITARLGTGLTDAITRVVGDDLRAGTMVELVASPPERTFVGGALAV, encoded by the coding sequence ATGCCGCATCTGACCGTCCACCTTCCAGAGAGCAGGCTGACCGGGAACGAACCCATGCTCGTCGCCGCACTGACCGACGCTGTCGTCGACGTCTATGGCGAATGGGCCCGCGACCTCGTAAGCGTCCGTCTGGCCGGAGTCCCCGCAGGCCGTTTCGCGCAGGGTGGCAAGGCCGTGGACACAAATGCCTCGGTGATCTTGGGCGTCCGTGCTGGCGTCTTCGACCGTCCCGACGCTGCCCAGATCACCGCGCGCCTCGGCACCGGGCTCACCGACGCGATCACGCGCGTCGTCGGCGATGACCTCCGCGCCGGCACCATGGTCGAACTCGTGGCGTCACCGCCAGAACGTACCTTCGTCGGCGGCGCTCTCGCCGTGTGA
- a CDS encoding TnsA-like heteromeric transposase endonuclease subunit, whose translation MAVPAGVDHAGPCIELSYVDAVHGRRRRPLRDCVTGRFEDVDPVRTFRWSRGERHFPGWYWSATTGQHVGFESWLERDRLLLMDFDPNVVGISSQPFWLHWHDGKRERRHAPDYFVRRADGSAVVVDVRADDRIEPKDAEAFEMTRLLCAQAGWRFERLGTPDAVVLANARWLSRYRHPRCLHDPAAARLREVFAAPEPLMVGADAAGDRLLTLPVLFHLLWTQDLTSEAMTVELLGPDTIVHLANGVGR comes from the coding sequence ATGGCTGTACCGGCTGGGGTGGATCACGCGGGGCCGTGCATCGAGTTGTCGTACGTGGACGCGGTACACGGACGCCGACGGCGTCCGCTGCGGGACTGCGTGACGGGCCGGTTCGAGGATGTCGATCCGGTACGTACGTTTCGCTGGTCGCGCGGTGAGCGTCACTTCCCGGGCTGGTACTGGTCGGCGACGACCGGGCAGCACGTCGGCTTTGAGTCGTGGCTGGAGCGGGACCGACTGCTGCTGATGGACTTCGATCCGAACGTGGTGGGGATCAGCTCGCAGCCGTTCTGGCTGCACTGGCATGACGGCAAGCGGGAGCGTCGGCACGCCCCGGACTACTTCGTCCGCCGCGCGGACGGCTCGGCGGTGGTCGTCGATGTTCGTGCGGACGATCGGATCGAGCCGAAGGACGCCGAGGCGTTCGAGATGACGCGTCTGCTCTGCGCCCAGGCCGGGTGGAGGTTCGAGCGGCTGGGGACACCGGACGCGGTGGTGCTAGCGAATGCCCGGTGGCTGTCGCGCTACCGGCACCCGCGATGTCTGCACGACCCGGCGGCTGCCCGCCTCCGGGAGGTCTTCGCAGCCCCGGAACCTCTCATGGTGGGGGCAGACGCCGCCGGGGATCGGCTGTTGACGCTGCCGGTGCTGTTCCACCTCCTCTGGACCCAGGATCTGACCTCCGAGGCGATGACGGTCGAGTTGCTGGGTCCGGACACGATCGTCCACTTGGCCAACGGAGTTGGCCGGTGA
- a CDS encoding PadR family transcriptional regulator: MRTHGFERGHGQDGPRRGRGGFDGRAAFGPFGPGGPGGPGFGPGFGPGFGGPWGGRGRGGPRGRARRGDVRASILALLKDRPMHGYEMIQEIAERSGGAWKPSPGSVYPTLQLLEDEGLISSESEGGKKLFALTDEGRTAAEGGPEAPWEEASRGVDWEALGEIRQAGVGLMEAFGQVWKTGSKEQREKALTVINDARKKLYLILADED; this comes from the coding sequence ATGCGTACCCACGGATTCGAGCGTGGACATGGACAGGACGGCCCCCGGCGTGGCCGCGGTGGCTTCGACGGGCGTGCGGCCTTCGGGCCCTTCGGTCCGGGTGGTCCGGGCGGCCCGGGATTCGGTCCCGGCTTCGGCCCGGGCTTCGGCGGCCCCTGGGGCGGACGAGGGCGCGGCGGCCCCAGGGGGAGGGCGCGGCGAGGTGACGTACGGGCCTCGATCCTGGCCCTCCTCAAGGACCGGCCCATGCACGGTTACGAGATGATCCAGGAGATCGCCGAGCGCAGCGGCGGCGCGTGGAAGCCCAGCCCGGGCTCCGTGTACCCCACCCTCCAGCTGCTGGAGGACGAGGGCCTGATCAGCAGTGAGAGCGAAGGCGGCAAGAAGCTGTTCGCGCTCACCGACGAGGGCCGTACGGCCGCCGAGGGCGGCCCCGAGGCGCCTTGGGAGGAGGCCTCGCGCGGGGTCGACTGGGAGGCCCTCGGTGAGATCCGTCAGGCCGGCGTCGGTCTGATGGAGGCCTTCGGGCAGGTCTGGAAGACCGGCAGCAAGGAACAGCGCGAGAAGGCGCTCACGGTCATCAATGACGCCCGTAAGAAGCTGTACCTGATCCTCGCCGACGAGGACTGA
- a CDS encoding type II toxin-antitoxin system Rv0910 family toxin, with amino-acid sequence MAEVSAEARIQAPAEKVWAQLTDWPTYGEWNATHTSFPKGGPETLEVGATFQENMKLMGFPAEVEWTVAELEPARVLAIRGKGPMAVSVATRYTLTPDGDATTVRIDGEFTGAAVSLMAGRLKDSGTAALNESLRKLGGLVD; translated from the coding sequence ATGGCCGAAGTCAGCGCGGAGGCACGCATCCAGGCACCGGCCGAGAAGGTGTGGGCCCAGCTCACCGACTGGCCGACGTACGGGGAGTGGAACGCGACCCACACCAGCTTCCCCAAGGGCGGCCCCGAGACCCTCGAGGTGGGCGCGACCTTCCAGGAGAACATGAAGCTCATGGGCTTTCCTGCCGAGGTCGAGTGGACCGTGGCGGAACTGGAGCCCGCCCGGGTGCTCGCCATCCGCGGGAAGGGGCCGATGGCGGTGTCCGTCGCCACCCGGTACACCCTGACGCCGGACGGGGACGCCACGACGGTCCGTATCGACGGCGAGTTCACGGGCGCGGCCGTGTCGCTGATGGCGGGCAGGCTCAAGGACTCGGGCACGGCCGCACTGAACGAGTCACTGCGCAAACTGGGCGGCCTGGTCGACTGA
- a CDS encoding Clp protease N-terminal domain-containing protein: protein MQSRTSRRSLHNPAAHGTDDGPGLAAEPAAALAAARRRAVRDGDRQIDTAHLLHSLLEQDAQVRAAFDGGPQLARLLGYLVQRSIGYGLRWQRGVEESGTLPVVTAVEDCSPLASAALEHARVRAARRDGAPARGLDLLAAIVADPQARAVEVLSHVGVDVHELRARIEDGPGTGDGPDECEALTGAGEPTP, encoded by the coding sequence GTGCAATCCCGTACTTCCCGGCGGTCGCTCCACAACCCGGCGGCGCACGGCACGGACGACGGCCCGGGGCTCGCCGCCGAGCCCGCGGCGGCGCTCGCCGCCGCCCGCCGCCGGGCGGTGCGCGACGGGGACCGGCAGATCGACACCGCCCACCTGCTGCACTCGCTCCTGGAGCAGGACGCGCAGGTGCGTGCCGCCTTCGACGGCGGACCCCAGCTCGCCCGGCTGCTCGGCTACCTCGTCCAGCGCAGCATCGGCTACGGCCTGCGCTGGCAGAGAGGGGTCGAGGAGTCCGGGACCCTGCCGGTGGTCACGGCCGTCGAGGATTGTTCGCCGCTGGCCTCCGCCGCCCTGGAGCACGCGCGCGTGCGGGCCGCCCGGCGCGACGGAGCGCCGGCCCGTGGCCTCGATCTGCTCGCCGCGATCGTCGCGGACCCGCAGGCCCGGGCCGTCGAGGTGCTGAGCCACGTGGGAGTCGACGTCCACGAACTGCGCGCGCGGATCGAGGACGGTCCCGGGACCGGGGACGGTCCCGACGAGTGCGAGGCGCTCACGGGAGCCGGCGAACCGACCCCCTGA
- a CDS encoding EamA family transporter translates to MRTYVSSESSRAKGVGLGLAVASAFAFGGSGVAAKPLIEAGLDPLHVVWLRVTGAALVMLPLAWRHRALLRSRPALLAGFGLLGVAGVQAFYFAAISRIPVGVALLVEYLAPALVLGWVRFVQRRPVTRAAALGVVLAVGGLACVVEVWSGLGFDALGLLLALAAACCQVGYFVLSDQGGDSGQEAPDPLGVIAYGLLLGSVVLTAVSRPWGMDWSVLADTAGMNGTDVPAWLLLGWIVLLATVVAYVTGVISVRRLSPQVAGVVACLEAVIATVLAWVLLGEHLSAPQVVGGAVVLLGAFIAQSSAPARNAREPVAGSSPERELSARGTAA, encoded by the coding sequence GTGCGTACGTACGTGAGCAGTGAGAGCAGCCGCGCGAAGGGCGTCGGGCTCGGTCTGGCGGTCGCGTCGGCCTTCGCCTTCGGCGGATCCGGGGTGGCCGCCAAGCCGTTGATCGAGGCGGGCCTCGACCCGCTGCACGTGGTGTGGCTGCGGGTGACCGGCGCGGCCCTGGTGATGCTGCCGCTCGCCTGGCGCCACCGTGCGCTGCTGCGCAGCCGCCCCGCGCTGCTTGCCGGGTTCGGCCTGCTCGGCGTGGCCGGGGTGCAGGCGTTCTACTTCGCCGCGATCTCCCGTATCCCCGTCGGGGTCGCGCTGCTCGTCGAGTACCTCGCGCCCGCGCTGGTGCTCGGTTGGGTGCGGTTCGTGCAGCGGCGTCCGGTGACGCGCGCCGCCGCGCTCGGAGTGGTCCTCGCGGTGGGCGGACTGGCCTGTGTCGTCGAGGTCTGGTCGGGGCTGGGCTTCGACGCCCTCGGACTGCTGCTCGCGCTCGCGGCGGCCTGTTGCCAGGTCGGCTACTTCGTCCTGTCCGACCAGGGCGGCGACTCCGGGCAGGAGGCCCCCGACCCGCTAGGCGTCATCGCGTACGGCCTTCTCCTGGGCTCCGTCGTCCTGACGGCCGTCTCCCGCCCGTGGGGCATGGACTGGTCCGTGCTCGCGGACACCGCCGGCATGAACGGAACCGACGTCCCCGCCTGGCTGCTGCTCGGCTGGATCGTGCTCCTCGCCACGGTGGTCGCGTACGTCACCGGCGTGATCTCGGTGCGCAGACTCTCTCCGCAGGTCGCGGGCGTGGTCGCCTGTCTGGAGGCGGTCATCGCGACGGTCCTGGCGTGGGTGCTGCTCGGCGAGCACCTGTCGGCGCCGCAAGTCGTGGGCGGCGCGGTCGTTCTGCTCGGCGCGTTCATCGCGCAGTCGTCCGCGCCCGCCAGGAACGCCCGGGAGCCGGTGGCCGGCAGCAGCCCGGAAAGGGAGTTGTCGGCCCGCGGAACGGCCGCCTAG
- a CDS encoding DMT family transporter → MSLFSRPTSVSLPVGQALLYLIAAGAAWGTAGAAASLVYRVSDLGPVALSFWRCAAGLLLLMAARPLLRPRARTTPAAAAAPGQPRRKLLRTVVTGLGLAVFQTAYFAAVSATGLAVATVVTLGAGPVLIALGARLTLGERLGRGGVLAVAGALAGLGVLFAGGGGSAVRPEGVLLALVSAAGYSAMTLLTRRWGRDGGADASATTAGAFAVTALCLLPFALAEGVFPHGAEPVRTLVLLTYIAAVPTALAYALYFAGAAVVRSATVSVIMLLEPVSAAVLAVALLGERLTAGTLAGTLLMLASVTGLALAESRGAPAATA, encoded by the coding sequence GTGTCCCTCTTCAGTCGTCCCACTTCCGTGTCCCTGCCCGTCGGACAGGCCCTGCTCTATCTGATCGCCGCCGGCGCCGCCTGGGGTACGGCCGGCGCCGCCGCCTCCCTGGTCTACCGGGTCAGCGACCTGGGCCCCGTCGCCCTGTCGTTCTGGCGCTGCGCGGCCGGGCTGCTCCTGCTGATGGCCGCCCGCCCGCTGCTGCGGCCGCGTGCGAGGACCACCCCGGCGGCCGCGGCCGCACCCGGGCAGCCGCGCCGCAAGCTCCTGCGCACCGTGGTCACGGGCCTCGGGCTCGCCGTGTTCCAGACGGCGTACTTCGCGGCGGTCTCCGCCACCGGACTGGCCGTGGCCACCGTCGTCACCCTCGGCGCGGGCCCGGTCCTCATCGCGCTCGGCGCCCGGCTGACCCTGGGGGAGCGGCTCGGGCGCGGCGGGGTGCTCGCCGTCGCCGGGGCGCTCGCCGGGCTGGGGGTGCTCTTCGCCGGCGGAGGAGGTTCGGCCGTGCGCCCCGAAGGAGTGCTGCTCGCGCTCGTGTCCGCGGCCGGGTACAGCGCGATGACGCTGCTCACCAGGCGCTGGGGCCGCGACGGCGGTGCGGACGCCTCGGCCACCACCGCGGGGGCGTTCGCGGTCACCGCCCTGTGCCTGCTGCCGTTCGCCCTGGCCGAGGGGGTGTTCCCGCACGGCGCGGAGCCGGTCCGGACGCTGGTGCTGCTGACCTACATCGCGGCGGTGCCCACGGCTCTGGCGTACGCCCTCTACTTCGCGGGAGCGGCTGTGGTGCGTTCCGCCACCGTCTCCGTGATCATGCTCCTCGAACCGGTGAGCGCGGCGGTGCTGGCCGTCGCCCTCCTCGGTGAACGGCTCACGGCCGGGACCCTGGCCGGCACCCTGCTGATGCTCGCCTCGGTCACCGGCCTGGCGCTGGCGGAGTCACGGGGCGCCCCTGCGGCGACGGCCTGA
- a CDS encoding FMN-binding negative transcriptional regulator: protein MLVHPWDAPHDDAEWRNWLSGHDFGQLAVNGPAGEAPFVQPLHFAYDPSGGEAVTHLARPHPLWPALEASPTVVLSVVDDYVFVPGPWQAPPGAPAEHGTPTSFYAAVQLRCTAHIVDDPAAKARLLERQLSHFQPEGGSARPAVGEAPYGRLLAGIRGIRLEVTGVRAKFKYAAHRPSETQDRIAAGLTARGGPRDAAAHEHLSRRRGHDRPDGPASPPTRA from the coding sequence ATGCTCGTCCACCCCTGGGACGCGCCCCACGACGACGCCGAGTGGCGGAACTGGCTGTCCGGCCACGACTTCGGCCAGCTCGCGGTCAACGGCCCCGCGGGCGAGGCCCCGTTCGTCCAGCCGCTGCACTTCGCCTACGACCCGTCCGGGGGTGAGGCCGTCACCCACCTGGCCCGTCCCCACCCCCTGTGGCCGGCCCTGGAGGCGAGCCCGACCGTGGTACTGAGCGTGGTCGACGACTACGTCTTCGTCCCCGGCCCGTGGCAGGCGCCCCCGGGCGCCCCCGCGGAGCACGGCACCCCGACGAGTTTCTACGCGGCGGTCCAGCTCCGCTGCACCGCGCACATCGTGGACGACCCCGCCGCCAAGGCCCGCCTCCTCGAACGCCAGTTGAGCCACTTCCAGCCGGAAGGCGGCTCCGCGCGGCCCGCGGTCGGCGAGGCGCCGTACGGCCGACTGCTCGCCGGCATCCGGGGCATCCGGCTCGAAGTGACCGGCGTACGGGCGAAGTTCAAGTACGCGGCCCACCGGCCGAGCGAGACCCAGGACCGCATCGCGGCCGGTCTGACCGCCCGAGGCGGCCCCCGGGACGCGGCGGCCCACGAGCACCTGTCGCGACGACGCGGGCACGACCGCCCCGACGGCCCCGCCTCCCCGCCCACGCGTGCGTGA
- a CDS encoding pyridoxamine 5'-phosphate oxidase family protein, producing the protein MQGTPETTTRAAAYTPTDRTVPTRSAQKASYDRDFVHAILDEGYVCHLGFVRDGAPVVLPTLYGRVGETLYVHGSTGSRPLRMTGQADPGLPVCLTVTHVDGLVLARSAFHHSINYRSVVVHGLAYDVTDPQEKLAALTALVDHVVPGRSADSRPADKKELAATAVIRLDLNEVSAKTRTGGVNDEPEDLALPHWAGVLPLRKGYGTPLPEADLVPGTRLPGYLEAL; encoded by the coding sequence ATGCAGGGGACGCCGGAGACGACGACACGGGCCGCCGCCTACACCCCGACCGACCGCACGGTTCCGACGCGGTCCGCGCAGAAGGCCTCGTACGACAGGGATTTCGTGCACGCGATACTCGACGAGGGCTACGTCTGCCATCTCGGTTTCGTCCGCGACGGCGCGCCGGTCGTGCTGCCGACGCTGTACGGCAGGGTCGGCGAGACGCTCTACGTGCACGGTTCCACGGGTTCACGTCCGCTGCGGATGACGGGGCAGGCGGACCCCGGGCTGCCGGTGTGCCTGACGGTGACGCATGTCGACGGTCTGGTGCTGGCCCGCTCGGCCTTCCACCACTCCATCAACTACCGCTCGGTCGTGGTGCACGGCCTCGCGTACGACGTCACGGACCCGCAGGAGAAGCTCGCCGCGCTCACCGCCCTTGTCGACCACGTAGTGCCGGGCCGGTCCGCCGACTCCCGCCCCGCCGACAAGAAGGAGCTGGCGGCGACCGCGGTGATCCGCCTCGACCTGAACGAGGTCTCCGCCAAGACCCGTACGGGCGGCGTGAACGACGAGCCGGAGGACCTCGCCCTCCCCCACTGGGCCGGGGTGCTCCCCCTGCGCAAGGGCTACGGCACGCCGCTCCCCGAGGCCGATCTCGTCCCCGGCACCCGGCTCCCCGGCTATCTCGAGGCGCTGTGA
- a CDS encoding aminotransferase class I/II-fold pyridoxal phosphate-dependent enzyme: MLGEYRITGRRAADISASVEAAVSAGALAPGQLLPPMRELAAELGVNPNTVAAAYRTLRERGVIETDGRRGSRVRPKPATTGREFLRVEVSEGVRDAAAGNPDTALLPPLAPAFAWAAAQGDREPVLYGHAPVEPELARLARADLDADGVPAGPVAVTSGSLDAIERVLAAHVRPGDTVAVEDPGWGSLLDLVPALGLRPVPVGVDDDGPLPGQVRRALEAGARALIVTDRAQNPTGAAVSAARARALRAVLREHPRTLLVEDDHGHRIVDLPLHPLAGVTRHWAFVRSVAKAYGPDLRFAVLTGDDLTLDRVRGRQRLGPGWVSRITQRAVVRLWADGAVDPRAVAEAYGSRRDALIGALAARGVAAHGRSGMNVWIPVPDETGAVARLLQAGWAVAPGARFRIEAPPGIRITVSTLGREEVGPLADAVASAVRVGDVRGYV, from the coding sequence GTGCTAGGAGAATATCGGATCACAGGCCGACGTGCAGCGGACATTTCCGCGAGCGTCGAGGCGGCGGTGAGCGCAGGTGCACTTGCTCCGGGGCAACTACTGCCTCCTATGCGGGAGTTGGCGGCCGAGCTGGGGGTGAACCCCAACACGGTCGCGGCCGCCTATCGCACCCTGCGGGAGCGCGGGGTGATCGAGACCGACGGCCGGCGGGGCAGCCGGGTGCGGCCGAAGCCCGCCACGACCGGGCGGGAGTTCCTGCGGGTCGAGGTGTCGGAGGGGGTGAGGGACGCGGCCGCCGGCAATCCGGACACGGCCCTGCTGCCACCGCTCGCGCCGGCCTTCGCCTGGGCCGCCGCCCAGGGCGACCGTGAGCCGGTCCTGTACGGGCACGCGCCGGTGGAGCCCGAGCTGGCCCGGCTGGCCCGTGCCGACCTGGACGCGGACGGGGTGCCGGCCGGGCCCGTGGCCGTCACCTCCGGTTCGCTGGACGCGATCGAACGCGTCCTCGCCGCGCATGTGCGGCCGGGCGACACCGTGGCCGTGGAGGATCCCGGCTGGGGCTCCCTGCTCGACCTCGTGCCGGCGCTCGGACTGCGCCCGGTGCCGGTCGGCGTCGACGACGACGGGCCGCTGCCCGGGCAGGTGCGGCGCGCTCTGGAGGCCGGGGCACGCGCCCTGATCGTCACCGACCGGGCGCAGAACCCGACCGGCGCGGCGGTGAGCGCCGCACGCGCGCGTGCCCTGCGCGCCGTGCTGCGGGAGCACCCGCGGACCCTGCTCGTCGAGGACGACCACGGCCATCGGATCGTCGACCTCCCCCTGCACCCCCTCGCGGGGGTCACCCGGCACTGGGCCTTCGTGCGCTCGGTCGCCAAGGCGTACGGACCCGACCTGCGGTTCGCCGTCCTCACCGGGGACGACCTCACCCTCGACCGGGTGCGCGGGCGGCAGCGGCTCGGACCCGGATGGGTCAGCCGGATCACCCAGCGGGCGGTGGTGCGGCTGTGGGCCGACGGCGCGGTGGACCCGCGGGCGGTCGCCGAGGCGTACGGGAGCCGTCGGGACGCGCTGATCGGCGCGCTGGCCGCGCGGGGGGTCGCGGCCCACGGCCGCAGCGGGATGAACGTGTGGATCCCCGTGCCGGACGAGACGGGCGCCGTCGCCCGGCTGCTCCAGGCGGGGTGGGCGGTCGCCCCCGGGGCGCGCTTTCGCATCGAGGCTCCGCCCGGGATCAGGATCACCGTGTCGACGCTCGGCCGGGAGGAGGTCGGCCCCTTGGCGGACGCCGTCGCTTCCGCGGT